One genomic segment of Protaetiibacter intestinalis includes these proteins:
- a CDS encoding RICIN domain-containing protein produces the protein MRSTTTADAPTSRRRAAALLLGTLLAVTGVGLTASPAAAATTTLVVSADQTLRPVSYVATGSLYGLADANTPSDALVQAIKPNTFVQMPPGGHQQGTGDILVVASKAQRAGAKLVLRMSDYYAGWPYQFSWDTWLATVRDMVTQIKNSPYYSSVVAYAPWNESDNTWLASNGTFEDFWTRTVQEIKKIDATKPIQGPSFSDNISTMRTFLQNAKNTGTLPDILAWHELIRSGKLITDLQTVNGILSDLGISQRPIDIEEYAAPAEVGLPGPLVGYIAKFERYGITRAELAFWNQSGTLGDLLTSRGGSPNAAYWLYTWYAQMSGNMVVTTPPNASTGIDGAASVSADKKTVSVIVGGGSGDTAVQINGLGSLSLGSTVTVKVERTQSLGRTVASSGATTLSTATYTPVNGSITVPITATTNDAYRVTVTPGSGGGSTGVAGTYRITNVHSGLPLDTAGSGTSAGTLVQQATANGSSTSQVWNVTDAGNGQYKIVNSKSGLVLGIQNASTSQGASALIWGDNGTTDHLWTFVSDGAGHYKIRNANSGLVLGVTNMSTSSGAQVLQWPDNGTEDHLWTLGSATASLAGDYRITNQNSGLRLATQNAGTTAGTLAVQSTASTSTTQVWTLQDAGNGQFRIVNKASGLVLGIQNASTSQGASALVWNNTGTADHFWTFVSDGAGHYKIRNANSGLVLGVTNMSTSSGAQVLQWGDTGTADHLWNLTGA, from the coding sequence ATGCGAAGCACCACCACCGCGGACGCGCCGACGTCCCGGCGCCGGGCGGCAGCACTGCTGCTCGGCACGCTCCTCGCGGTGACGGGGGTCGGTCTGACCGCATCCCCCGCCGCCGCCGCGACGACGACACTCGTCGTCAGCGCCGACCAGACGCTGAGGCCGGTGAGCTACGTGGCCACCGGAAGCCTCTACGGTCTGGCCGACGCGAACACCCCGTCCGACGCGCTCGTGCAGGCGATCAAGCCGAACACCTTCGTGCAGATGCCGCCCGGCGGTCACCAGCAGGGCACGGGCGACATCCTCGTGGTCGCCTCGAAGGCCCAGCGGGCGGGCGCCAAGCTCGTGCTGCGGATGTCGGACTACTACGCCGGCTGGCCGTACCAGTTCTCGTGGGACACCTGGCTCGCGACCGTGCGCGACATGGTCACGCAGATCAAGAACTCGCCGTACTACTCCTCGGTCGTCGCCTACGCGCCGTGGAACGAGTCGGACAACACGTGGCTGGCCTCCAACGGCACCTTCGAGGACTTCTGGACGCGCACCGTGCAGGAGATCAAGAAGATCGACGCGACCAAGCCCATCCAGGGTCCGAGCTTCTCGGACAACATCTCGACGATGCGCACCTTCCTGCAGAACGCCAAGAACACGGGCACCCTGCCCGACATCCTGGCGTGGCACGAGCTCATCCGCTCGGGCAAGCTCATCACCGACCTGCAGACCGTGAACGGCATCCTCTCGGACCTCGGCATCAGCCAGCGCCCGATCGACATCGAGGAGTACGCGGCACCGGCCGAGGTCGGGCTGCCGGGGCCGCTCGTCGGCTACATCGCGAAGTTCGAGCGCTACGGCATCACGCGCGCCGAGCTCGCGTTCTGGAACCAGTCGGGCACCCTCGGCGACCTGCTCACGAGCCGCGGCGGCAGCCCCAACGCGGCCTACTGGCTGTACACCTGGTACGCCCAGATGAGCGGCAACATGGTCGTCACGACGCCGCCGAACGCGTCGACGGGCATCGACGGGGCGGCATCCGTGAGCGCCGACAAGAAGACGGTGAGTGTCATCGTCGGCGGCGGCTCGGGCGACACGGCCGTGCAGATCAACGGGCTCGGCTCGCTGAGCCTCGGCAGCACGGTGACCGTCAAGGTGGAGCGCACCCAGTCGCTCGGCCGCACCGTGGCGTCGTCAGGCGCCACGACCCTCTCGACCGCCACCTACACGCCCGTCAACGGCAGCATCACGGTGCCGATCACCGCGACCACGAACGACGCCTACCGCGTCACCGTGACCCCGGGATCCGGCGGCGGGTCGACGGGCGTCGCCGGCACCTACCGCATCACCAACGTGCACAGCGGCCTGCCGCTCGACACCGCGGGGTCGGGCACCTCGGCCGGCACGCTCGTGCAGCAGGCGACCGCGAACGGCTCCAGCACCTCGCAGGTGTGGAACGTGACGGATGCGGGGAACGGCCAGTACAAGATCGTCAACTCGAAGAGCGGCCTGGTGCTCGGCATCCAGAACGCCTCGACGAGCCAGGGGGCGTCCGCGCTCATCTGGGGCGACAACGGCACGACCGACCACCTGTGGACGTTCGTGTCGGACGGGGCGGGGCACTACAAGATCCGCAACGCCAACAGCGGTCTCGTGCTCGGGGTGACCAACATGAGCACGAGCTCGGGCGCCCAGGTGCTCCAGTGGCCCGACAACGGCACCGAGGATCACCTGTGGACGCTCGGTTCCGCGACAGCGTCGCTCGCCGGCGACTACCGCATCACGAACCAGAACAGCGGCCTGCGGCTCGCCACCCAGAACGCGGGCACGACCGCCGGCACCCTCGCCGTGCAGTCGACCGCGAGCACCTCGACCACGCAGGTGTGGACGCTGCAGGATGCGGGCAACGGCCAGTTCCGGATCGTGAACAAGGCGAGCGGTCTCGTGCTCGGCATCCAGAACGCCTCGACGAGTCAGGGGGCGTCGGCGCTCGTGTGGAACAACACGGGCACCGCCGACCACTTCTGGACGTTCGTGTCGGACGGGGCGGGGCACTACAAGATCCGCAACGCCAACAGCGGTCTCGTGCTCGGGGTGACCAACATGAGCACGAGCTCGGGCGCCCAGGTGCTCCAGTGGGGTGACACCGGCACGGCCGATCACCTCTGGAACCTGACGGGGGCCTGA
- a CDS encoding glycoside hydrolase family 127 protein — MSITASAPPAPSGPVSPRHGALRPLGLAEVRITGGLWGGLQELNARAIIDHCLGWMERIGWIANFDRIAGTADGEHAGIEFVDSEVYKLLEAMAWELGRRDDPALAERYDALVARVAAAQDADGYINTSFGHPGQRARYSDLEWGHELYCAGHLLQAAVARLRTGHDDELPAIARRVADHLWEAFGPDGRDAICGHAEIEVALAEFSRATGEPRHLELARLFVERRGHRTLATTLFQGSDYFQDDVPVRDAEVLRGHAVRALYLSAGALDVADETGDDELASAVEAQYRRSIERRSYLTGGVGSHHQNEEFGEDYELPADRAYAETCAAIGSVMVAWRLLLRTGDAGYADQLERTLLNAVLVSPRHDGRAFYYANTLHQRVRTHPNADDELSERAEASMRAPWFEVSCCPTNVARTLASLAGYVATTDGAALQLHQFVTGEVRVQLDAGALAVRVETAYPHDGRVRVTVLEAPDAEVGIALRVPGWADGATFTAAGATAPASPGYATARRVFAPGEQLELVLPLEPRLTAPDPRVDAVRGQLAVERGPLVLALEDVDLPDGVDVEHVELDEAAPVIATADGAEVALRVRTDADLPLAPADGIRARLRPYKDWANRGPSTMRVWIPTVR; from the coding sequence GTGAGCATCACCGCATCCGCCCCGCCCGCCCCGAGCGGGCCGGTCTCCCCGCGCCACGGGGCGCTGCGCCCGCTCGGCCTCGCCGAGGTGCGCATCACGGGAGGGCTGTGGGGCGGGCTGCAGGAGCTCAACGCGCGCGCCATCATCGACCACTGCCTCGGCTGGATGGAGCGGATCGGCTGGATCGCGAACTTCGACCGGATCGCGGGCACCGCCGACGGCGAGCACGCGGGCATCGAGTTCGTCGACTCGGAGGTCTACAAGCTGCTCGAGGCGATGGCCTGGGAGCTCGGCCGCCGCGACGACCCCGCGCTCGCGGAACGCTACGACGCGCTCGTCGCGCGGGTCGCCGCTGCCCAGGATGCCGACGGCTACATCAACACGAGCTTCGGGCATCCCGGTCAGCGTGCCCGCTACTCCGACCTCGAGTGGGGGCACGAGCTGTACTGCGCGGGGCACCTGCTGCAGGCGGCGGTCGCCCGGCTGCGCACGGGCCACGACGACGAGCTGCCCGCGATCGCCCGCCGGGTGGCCGACCACCTCTGGGAGGCGTTCGGCCCGGACGGCCGCGACGCGATCTGCGGCCACGCCGAGATCGAGGTGGCGCTCGCCGAGTTCTCCCGGGCCACGGGCGAGCCCCGCCACCTCGAACTCGCCCGTCTGTTCGTCGAGCGCCGCGGGCACCGCACCCTCGCGACCACGCTCTTCCAGGGCAGCGACTACTTCCAGGACGACGTGCCGGTGCGCGACGCCGAGGTGCTGCGCGGCCACGCGGTGCGCGCCCTCTACCTCTCGGCCGGCGCACTCGACGTGGCCGACGAGACGGGCGACGACGAGCTCGCGTCCGCCGTCGAGGCGCAGTACCGACGCTCCATCGAGCGCCGCAGCTACCTCACCGGCGGCGTCGGATCGCACCACCAGAACGAGGAGTTCGGCGAAGACTACGAGCTGCCCGCCGACCGCGCCTACGCCGAGACCTGCGCCGCGATCGGCTCCGTCATGGTGGCCTGGCGGCTGCTGCTGCGAACCGGCGACGCCGGTTACGCCGACCAGCTCGAGCGCACCCTCCTCAACGCCGTGCTCGTGTCGCCGCGGCACGACGGTCGCGCGTTCTACTACGCCAACACCCTGCACCAGCGGGTGCGCACGCATCCGAACGCCGACGACGAGCTCAGCGAGCGCGCCGAGGCGAGCATGCGCGCGCCCTGGTTCGAGGTGTCGTGCTGCCCCACCAACGTGGCGCGCACCCTCGCCTCGCTCGCCGGCTACGTGGCGACCACCGACGGTGCGGCGCTGCAGCTGCATCAGTTCGTGACGGGCGAGGTGCGCGTGCAGCTCGACGCGGGGGCGCTCGCGGTGCGCGTCGAGACGGCCTACCCGCACGACGGCCGGGTGCGTGTGACGGTGCTCGAGGCCCCGGATGCCGAGGTCGGCATCGCGCTGCGGGTGCCCGGCTGGGCCGACGGCGCGACGTTCACGGCGGCCGGTGCGACCGCACCCGCCTCCCCCGGCTACGCGACCGCCCGCCGGGTCTTCGCACCGGGCGAGCAGCTCGAGCTCGTGCTGCCGCTCGAGCCGCGCCTCACCGCGCCCGACCCCCGCGTCGACGCCGTGCGCGGCCAGCTCGCGGTGGAGCGCGGCCCGCTCGTGCTCGCCCTCGAAGACGTCGACCTGCCGGACGGCGTCGACGTCGAACACGTCGAGCTCGACGAGGCCGCGCCCGTCATCGCGACGGCCGACGGCGCCGAGGTCGCGCTGCGCGTGCGCACCGACGCCGACCTGCCGCTCGCGCCGGCGGACGGCATCCGCGCTCGGCTGCGCCCCTACAAGGACTGGGCCAACCGCGGCCCCTCGACGATGCGCGTCTGGATCCCGACCGTGCGCTGA
- a CDS encoding LacI family DNA-binding transcriptional regulator: protein MATIGDVAKAAGVSRSTVSYALSGKRAISGETRERIEEAIRELGFTPNAGARALATSQTKVIGLLVQFFRDEFSPAMLQYVLPISDAAREAGYDILMVTEDDGPRALKRITDSDMVDGVVLLNVAEHDARVPLLRGARQPGALVGMPHDTEGLDVFDLDFGEAARMLVDHLHELGHREIVLISPNEHVITRGGAYVWRFRNAALERGARYGLRMHSYYGESQQPAITEAWNRILDERPTATAVIVHNDAMIAALPPVLNARGVEVPRDLSVVGIFSEDFGRLFSLPYTAIETSPDKLGRAAVQALVQRMRDGEGAAAPVVRFIAPELTDRGSTR, encoded by the coding sequence GTGGCGACCATCGGCGACGTGGCGAAGGCCGCGGGAGTGTCCCGCAGCACCGTCTCGTACGCGCTGTCGGGCAAGCGCGCGATCTCCGGCGAGACCCGTGAGCGCATCGAGGAGGCGATCCGCGAGCTCGGGTTCACCCCGAACGCCGGAGCCCGCGCGCTCGCCACGAGCCAGACCAAGGTCATCGGCCTGCTCGTCCAGTTCTTCCGGGACGAGTTCTCGCCCGCCATGCTGCAGTACGTCCTGCCGATCTCGGACGCCGCCCGCGAGGCCGGCTACGACATCCTCATGGTCACCGAGGACGACGGGCCGCGCGCGCTCAAGCGCATCACCGACTCCGACATGGTCGACGGCGTCGTGCTGCTCAACGTCGCCGAGCACGACGCGCGCGTGCCGCTGCTGCGCGGCGCACGGCAGCCCGGCGCCCTCGTCGGCATGCCGCACGACACCGAGGGCCTCGACGTCTTCGACCTCGACTTCGGCGAGGCCGCCCGCATGCTCGTCGACCACCTGCACGAGCTCGGGCACCGCGAGATCGTGCTGATCTCGCCCAACGAGCACGTCATCACCCGCGGCGGCGCCTACGTGTGGCGCTTCCGCAACGCGGCGCTCGAGCGGGGCGCGCGCTACGGACTGCGGATGCACTCCTACTACGGCGAGTCGCAGCAGCCCGCGATCACCGAGGCGTGGAACCGCATCCTCGACGAACGCCCCACCGCCACCGCGGTCATCGTGCACAACGACGCGATGATCGCCGCGCTGCCGCCCGTGCTCAACGCGCGCGGCGTCGAGGTGCCGCGCGACCTCTCGGTCGTCGGCATCTTCTCCGAAGACTTCGGTCGACTGTTCTCGCTGCCCTACACGGCCATCGAGACGTCGCCGGACAAGCTGGGCCGCGCTGCGGTTCAGGCGCTCGTGCAGCGGATGCGGGACGGCGAGGGCGCTGCAGCCCCCGTCGTCCGGTTCATTGCACCTGAACTGACGGATCGAGGCAGCACCCGCTGA
- a CDS encoding sugar ABC transporter substrate-binding protein, with protein MDKNRKARLVGATVLSGVFVAAALTGCSTPSGDDTSSGSTEYTLWDPYPDRDASSDWAKAIDACAADIGITIKRNAGNTGDTVKDLTTAAAGKLPDIAMVDNPKVSTLADAGLLTTTDDNGLDVSDIQENILTAGEIDGKTYGVPVGANTLGLYYNPDVLEAAGVDIASVVDGASLTAALEKVVASGHKGITFSAVGTEEGTFQFLPWFWGAGADLTALDSSEAESALSLWTGWVSDGLAPQSVLQNTQGTSWDEFKTGEFGFAENGSWFKSQADEAGYGVIQIPGEDGKAAPAPTGGEFITIPIQKDTSRYATSVKIVKCLTEGNNGADSLGYIAPTAAGQQAQLAADPSLQFWVTAVGDAKPRTADNLGVSYGIISEQVYTAIQNALSGGSSPADALAAAQKAAAAKLG; from the coding sequence GTGGACAAGAATCGGAAGGCCCGCCTCGTCGGCGCCACCGTGCTGAGCGGCGTCTTCGTCGCCGCCGCACTCACCGGATGCTCCACCCCGTCCGGCGACGACACGTCGTCCGGCTCGACCGAGTACACCCTGTGGGATCCGTACCCCGACCGCGACGCCAGCTCGGACTGGGCGAAGGCGATCGACGCCTGCGCCGCCGACATCGGCATCACGATCAAGCGCAACGCCGGCAACACGGGCGACACGGTCAAGGACCTCACGACCGCAGCCGCCGGCAAGCTGCCCGACATCGCGATGGTCGACAACCCCAAGGTGTCGACGCTCGCCGACGCGGGGCTGCTCACCACGACCGACGACAACGGCCTCGACGTCTCCGACATCCAGGAGAACATCCTCACCGCCGGTGAGATCGACGGGAAGACCTACGGCGTGCCCGTCGGCGCCAACACCCTCGGCCTCTACTACAACCCCGACGTGCTCGAGGCGGCGGGCGTCGACATCGCCTCCGTCGTCGACGGCGCCTCGCTCACCGCGGCGCTCGAGAAGGTCGTGGCATCCGGCCACAAGGGCATCACCTTCTCGGCCGTCGGCACCGAGGAGGGCACCTTCCAGTTCCTCCCGTGGTTCTGGGGTGCCGGCGCCGACCTCACGGCGCTCGACTCCTCCGAAGCGGAGTCGGCCCTGTCGCTGTGGACCGGATGGGTCAGCGACGGCCTCGCGCCGCAGTCGGTGCTGCAGAACACGCAGGGCACCAGCTGGGACGAGTTCAAGACGGGCGAGTTCGGCTTCGCCGAGAACGGCTCGTGGTTCAAGTCGCAGGCGGACGAGGCCGGCTACGGCGTCATCCAGATCCCCGGCGAGGACGGCAAGGCCGCCCCGGCACCGACCGGCGGCGAGTTCATCACCATCCCGATCCAGAAGGACACCTCGCGGTACGCGACCTCCGTCAAGATCGTGAAGTGCCTGACCGAGGGGAACAACGGTGCCGACTCCCTCGGCTACATCGCGCCGACCGCCGCGGGGCAGCAGGCGCAGCTCGCCGCCGACCCGAGCCTGCAGTTCTGGGTGACGGCCGTCGGCGACGCCAAGCCGCGCACCGCCGACAACCTCGGCGTCTCGTACGGCATCATCTCGGAGCAGGTCTACACCGCCATCCAGAACGCGCTCTCGGGAGGCTCGAGCCCGGCCGACGCCCTCGCCGCCGCGCAGAAGGCCGCCGCGGCGAAGCTCGGCTGA
- a CDS encoding carbohydrate ABC transporter permease — protein MTTMHTAPRTGAGGELCHDGRAAGETRAALPRRAPDERSARQRRQRLREQLVAWAFIAPVAIYMVVFYAYPLLRNLDLSFRDYTLASFITGEAPWVGIANYIEILGSPTFGPALWNTVVFTFGSIIVQFAIGLALAVFFYRRFPLATTLRALFLVPWLLPLLVSASVWAWMLNSDSGIVNSALAVLGIPQVNWLTSPQWSMTGVLLANIWIGIPFNLVIMYSGLQNIPSEIYEASSLDGANGWQTFWRITFPMLRPVSAITLLLGLVYTLKVFDIIWIMTRGGPGDSSTTFAIWSYRLGFGGGSPDLSPAAAVGNLLILIAFVFGIIYIRTQRSTEDAS, from the coding sequence ATGACCACGATGCACACCGCACCACGCACCGGTGCGGGCGGGGAGCTGTGCCACGACGGGAGGGCGGCGGGGGAGACCCGCGCCGCCCTCCCGCGCCGGGCGCCCGACGAGCGCAGCGCCCGGCAGCGGCGGCAGCGGCTGCGCGAGCAGCTCGTCGCGTGGGCGTTCATCGCCCCCGTCGCGATCTACATGGTCGTCTTCTACGCCTACCCGCTGCTGCGCAACCTCGACCTGAGCTTCCGCGACTACACGCTCGCCTCGTTCATCACGGGCGAGGCGCCGTGGGTCGGCATCGCCAACTACATCGAGATCCTCGGCAGCCCCACCTTCGGCCCGGCGCTGTGGAACACCGTCGTGTTCACCTTCGGCTCGATCATCGTGCAGTTCGCGATCGGCCTCGCGCTCGCGGTGTTCTTCTACCGGCGGTTCCCGCTCGCCACCACCCTGCGCGCGCTGTTCCTCGTGCCGTGGCTGCTGCCGCTGCTCGTCTCGGCCTCGGTGTGGGCGTGGATGCTCAACTCCGACTCGGGGATCGTCAACTCCGCGCTCGCCGTGCTCGGCATCCCGCAGGTGAACTGGCTCACCTCGCCGCAGTGGTCCATGACGGGCGTGCTGCTCGCCAACATCTGGATCGGCATCCCGTTCAACCTCGTCATCATGTACTCGGGGCTGCAGAACATCCCCTCCGAGATCTACGAGGCCTCCTCGCTCGACGGCGCCAACGGCTGGCAGACCTTCTGGCGCATCACCTTCCCGATGCTGCGGCCCGTCTCGGCCATCACCCTGCTGCTCGGCCTCGTCTACACGCTCAAGGTCTTCGACATCATCTGGATCATGACCCGGGGCGGCCCCGGCGACTCGTCGACCACCTTCGCGATCTGGTCGTACCGGCTCGGCTTCGGCGGCGGATCCCCGGACCTCAGCCCGGCCGCCGCGGTCGGCAACCTGCTGATCCTCATCGCCTTCGTCTTCGGCATCATCTACATCCGCACCCAGCGCAGCACGGAGGACGCGTCGTGA
- a CDS encoding carbohydrate ABC transporter permease codes for MLFPLYWMVNVSLTQPERLRKDPPDIIPITPTFDGYAKVLQDQLPYLFSSLVVGLGTVVLTLALSAPAAYALAKLRPRGGRAIDFVMLIAQMIPGIIMAMGFYLIFFNWGLLDSIPGLILADSTLAVPFGVLIFTAFMSGIPDELISAAKIDGAGAWRTFRSVVLPISRNSVVTVSLFTFLWAWSDFLFASTVNRGGELQPITIGIYRYIGNNTQDWNAIMATAVVASIPAAVLLVVAQRYVAAGVTAGAVK; via the coding sequence ATGCTGTTCCCGCTGTACTGGATGGTGAACGTCTCGCTGACCCAGCCCGAGCGGCTGCGCAAGGACCCGCCCGACATCATCCCGATCACCCCGACCTTCGACGGCTACGCGAAGGTGCTCCAGGACCAGCTGCCGTACCTGTTCTCGAGCCTCGTGGTGGGGCTCGGCACCGTCGTGCTGACCCTCGCGCTCTCGGCACCCGCCGCCTACGCGCTCGCGAAGCTGCGGCCACGCGGCGGCCGGGCGATCGACTTCGTGATGCTCATCGCGCAGATGATCCCCGGCATCATCATGGCGATGGGGTTCTACCTCATCTTCTTCAACTGGGGGCTGCTCGACTCGATCCCCGGCCTCATCCTCGCCGACTCGACGCTCGCGGTGCCGTTCGGCGTGCTCATCTTCACCGCGTTCATGTCCGGCATCCCGGACGAGCTCATCTCGGCGGCGAAGATCGACGGGGCGGGCGCCTGGCGCACCTTCCGCTCGGTCGTGCTGCCGATCAGCCGCAACTCGGTCGTCACGGTCTCGCTCTTCACCTTCCTGTGGGCGTGGTCCGACTTCCTCTTCGCCTCGACGGTCAACCGCGGCGGCGAGCTGCAGCCCATCACGATCGGCATCTACCGCTACATCGGCAACAACACCCAGGACTGGAATGCCATCATGGCCACCGCCGTCGTCGCCTCGATCCCCGCGGCGGTGCTGCTCGTGGTCGCCCAGCGCTACGTCGCGGCCGGCGTGACGGCGGGCGCCGTCAAGTGA
- a CDS encoding ATP-binding protein, protein MAGYRARILEHELEQLMRVVGAVAIDGAKAVGKTRTASEYAQTVLRIDTDVATRAALETYPDQLFENPTPILFDEWQEVPQLWNLVRRAVDDHDGRGLYLLTGSARPRDDARLHSGAGRIGRLTMRPMSLLESGHSTGAVSLAALLDGDAPASARPSALTVPEILTRIVIGGWPDTLALDEPDARRWLEGYLANVVEVDVPAMGPRRDPARISRLLAALGRAVGTPLKRTALAADIGGERGPVAAETLTNYLDSLERLMLLEPLPAWRPHMRSRAQLRTSAVHHFVDPALGLAALRVGTRELLADLNAAGFHFESLVLRDLRVYAQSLGGTLSSWRDTRTGREVDAVLELPDGRWAAFEFKLGEAAADVAADALMSFAERVDVDRHGAPAALVVVTAGRYTLRRPDGVLVVPISVLGP, encoded by the coding sequence GTGGCCGGATACCGCGCGCGAATCCTCGAACATGAGCTGGAGCAGCTCATGCGGGTCGTGGGCGCGGTGGCCATCGACGGCGCGAAGGCAGTCGGCAAGACGAGAACGGCTTCCGAATATGCCCAGACGGTGCTCCGTATCGACACCGATGTCGCGACCCGTGCCGCCCTCGAAACCTATCCGGACCAACTCTTCGAGAATCCGACGCCCATTCTCTTCGACGAGTGGCAGGAGGTGCCGCAACTGTGGAACCTCGTGCGACGCGCGGTCGACGATCACGACGGGCGGGGGCTGTATCTGCTGACCGGCTCTGCGCGACCCAGAGATGACGCGCGGTTGCATTCCGGCGCCGGACGCATCGGGCGCCTGACGATGCGTCCGATGAGTCTCCTCGAATCCGGGCACTCGACGGGGGCGGTGAGCCTCGCCGCGCTGCTCGACGGCGACGCGCCTGCGTCCGCCCGCCCGAGCGCCCTGACCGTCCCCGAGATCTTGACGCGGATCGTGATCGGTGGGTGGCCCGACACGCTCGCCCTCGACGAGCCAGACGCTCGCAGGTGGCTCGAGGGCTATCTGGCAAACGTGGTCGAGGTCGACGTGCCGGCGATGGGGCCTCGGCGCGACCCTGCGCGCATCTCCCGACTGCTCGCCGCGCTCGGCCGGGCGGTCGGAACGCCGCTCAAACGGACGGCTCTCGCGGCCGACATCGGGGGTGAGAGGGGGCCCGTCGCAGCGGAAACGTTGACGAACTACCTCGATTCGCTGGAGAGGCTGATGCTCCTGGAGCCGCTGCCCGCGTGGCGACCTCACATGCGGTCGCGCGCGCAGCTGCGCACAAGTGCGGTGCATCACTTCGTCGACCCTGCACTGGGTCTCGCGGCGTTGAGGGTGGGAACTCGGGAGCTGCTGGCCGACCTGAACGCCGCGGGATTCCATTTCGAGTCACTCGTCCTCCGGGATCTGCGTGTGTACGCGCAGTCGTTGGGGGGAACGTTGTCGTCGTGGCGTGACACCCGGACAGGCAGGGAGGTGGACGCCGTCCTCGAGTTGCCGGACGGACGCTGGGCCGCCTTCGAGTTCAAGCTGGGCGAGGCTGCCGCCGACGTGGCCGCCGACGCGCTCATGTCGTTCGCCGAACGAGTCGACGTGGATCGCCATGGTGCGCCCGCGGCCCTCGTCGTGGTGACCGCGGGTCGCTACACACTTCGGCGCCCCGATGGCGTGCTCGTCGTCCCCATCTCGGTGCTCGGGCCGTAG
- a CDS encoding PRC-barrel domain containing protein — translation MILSDVLGHEVREADGTRVGRIIDARFRLEGGGTPSQARLVGFIVSPRSAASFLGYERTVASRPVIVDRILRFMHRGSFLVRWEDVARIESAGRVLLREGYERLPSELAPDER, via the coding sequence ATGATCCTGAGTGACGTGCTCGGGCACGAGGTGCGGGAGGCGGACGGCACGCGCGTCGGCCGGATCATCGACGCGCGCTTCCGCCTCGAGGGCGGCGGCACCCCCTCGCAGGCGCGACTCGTGGGCTTCATCGTGAGCCCCCGCTCGGCCGCCTCGTTCCTCGGCTACGAGCGCACCGTCGCCTCGCGGCCGGTGATCGTGGACCGCATCCTGCGGTTCATGCACCGCGGCTCGTTCCTCGTGCGCTGGGAGGATGTGGCCCGCATCGAGTCGGCGGGGCGCGTGCTGCTCCGTGAGGGCTACGAGCGGTTGCCGTCGGAGCTCGCCCCCGACGAGAGGTGA